In one window of Arthrobacter pascens DNA:
- a CDS encoding putative Ig domain-containing protein — MVKKLLLIAATIFALGVPLLLAPAAWGAITGTPPDTGTVGTAYSYTFTASGVPAPTFTVSSGSLPAGLTLGSAGVLAGIPTSPGTSTYTVTASNGTTPAATTAPLTLTIAAAPVAPAFTASSPPDTGTVGTAYSYTFTASGIPAPTFTVSSGSLPAGLTLSSAGVLAGTPTSPGVSTYTVTASNGTTPAATTAPLTLTITAAPVAPAFTASTPPDTGTVGTAYSYTFTASGVPGPAFAVSSGSLPAGLNLNSFGVLSGTPTSPGTSTFIVTTGRACGCRLWNYVGPTASTGLLTLTINSAQAAPAGTPLASAPVTPAPVGAAQVGSLAQTGQNTVTPLIGGTVMVMLGFAFTLLASRRRSQPRR; from the coding sequence ATGGTGAAAAAACTTCTTCTGATAGCCGCGACAATATTCGCCCTGGGGGTTCCTTTACTCCTCGCACCAGCCGCCTGGGGCGCCATCACGGGGACCCCGCCGGATACGGGCACAGTCGGCACCGCCTACTCCTATACCTTTACCGCTTCAGGAGTTCCCGCACCGACATTCACGGTCTCGTCAGGGTCACTGCCGGCCGGGCTCACCCTAGGCAGCGCCGGAGTACTCGCCGGCATCCCGACCAGTCCAGGTACCAGCACGTACACCGTCACGGCAAGTAACGGAACCACACCGGCGGCCACGACCGCACCGCTGACCCTGACCATCGCCGCCGCCCCTGTGGCGCCAGCCTTCACCGCCAGCTCCCCGCCGGATACTGGCACGGTCGGCACCGCCTACTCCTATACCTTTACCGCTTCAGGGATTCCCGCACCGACATTCACGGTCTCGTCAGGGTCACTGCCGGCCGGTCTCACCCTAAGCAGCGCCGGAGTCCTCGCCGGCACCCCGACCAGTCCAGGTGTCAGCACGTACACCGTCACGGCAAGTAATGGAACCACACCAGCGGCCACGACCGCACCGCTGACCCTGACCATCACCGCGGCCCCTGTGGCGCCAGCCTTCACCGCCAGCACCCCGCCGGATACTGGCACGGTCGGCACCGCCTACTCCTATACCTTCACCGCTTCTGGAGTTCCCGGACCCGCCTTCGCGGTCTCGTCAGGGTCACTGCCGGCCGGCCTCAACCTAAACAGCTTCGGAGTCCTATCCGGCACCCCGACCAGTCCAGGTACCAGCACATTCATAGTCACGACAGGACGCGCTTGCGGTTGCCGCCTCTGGAACTATGTGGGACCCACAGCCTCGACGGGACTGCTGACCCTGACCATCAACTCAGCCCAGGCGGCCCCGGCCGGCACCCCGCTTGCTTCGGCACCGGTCACACCCGCCCCGGTTGGAGCGGCCCAGGTTGGGAGTCTGGCACAGACCGGCCAGAATACGGTGACGCCTCTCATTGGCGGGACAGTGATGGTCATGCTGGGATTCGCCTTCACACTGCTTGCTTCACGACGACGCAGTCAGCCGCGCCGATGA
- a CDS encoding methyltransferase family protein — translation MALTSSSARAWIGTIVFLLLAPGVVAGLIPWLISGWRWHDWRGAAWIVVPAAWTAITIGVAFLLHAFALFALHRGTPAPVAPTETLVVTGVYRFVRNPMYLAVLTTILGQALLFGSWWLVLYALIVLAAVVAFVKGYEEPTLTRTYGEQYLEYRSNVPGWRPRLTPWRTRSTR, via the coding sequence ATGGCCCTGACATCCTCGTCCGCACGCGCGTGGATCGGGACGATCGTCTTCCTGCTCCTTGCGCCTGGCGTCGTTGCGGGCCTCATCCCGTGGCTGATCTCCGGCTGGCGGTGGCATGACTGGCGCGGCGCGGCCTGGATCGTCGTGCCGGCCGCCTGGACGGCCATCACTATCGGGGTGGCTTTCCTCCTGCATGCTTTCGCATTATTTGCCCTGCACCGCGGAACGCCCGCCCCGGTGGCCCCGACCGAGACGCTAGTCGTGACAGGGGTCTACCGGTTCGTGCGCAATCCGATGTACCTCGCGGTGCTCACGACCATCCTCGGCCAGGCGCTGCTGTTTGGCAGCTGGTGGCTCGTGCTCTACGCTCTGATCGTCCTCGCCGCCGTCGTGGCTTTCGTGAAGGGCTACGAGGAGCCGACCCTTACCCGGACCTACGGCGAGCAGTACCTCGAATACCGGAGCAACGTCCCGGGATGGCGGCCGCGGCTCACTCCATGGCGTACGCGGTCGACACGATGA
- a CDS encoding dihydrofolate reductase family protein, giving the protein MGILSVDLFITLDGVYQAPGGADEDREGGFEFGGWQGAYFDEETGEAIGAGINRMDALLLGRKTYDIFAAFWPTRGDDDPIAVTFNALPKFVVSRSVTDPAWEGTTALSDVAEVAALKDRFEDIHVIGSGDLARSLLEADVVDRLNLFLYPLTLGSGKRLFADGQGVPAAFRFAQPPQAFPKGAVSLTYERAGAPVTGIDISQE; this is encoded by the coding sequence ATGGGAATCCTCTCCGTTGACCTTTTCATCACCCTTGACGGCGTGTACCAGGCGCCGGGTGGCGCCGACGAGGACCGCGAGGGCGGCTTCGAGTTCGGCGGCTGGCAGGGTGCCTATTTCGACGAGGAGACCGGCGAGGCCATCGGCGCCGGTATCAATCGGATGGATGCACTGCTGCTCGGACGCAAAACCTACGACATCTTCGCGGCATTCTGGCCGACCCGGGGCGACGACGACCCTATCGCGGTCACGTTCAACGCCCTGCCCAAATTCGTCGTGTCGCGCTCCGTGACCGATCCGGCATGGGAGGGTACGACGGCATTGTCGGATGTCGCTGAGGTGGCCGCCCTGAAGGACCGGTTCGAGGACATCCACGTCATCGGCAGCGGTGACCTTGCACGGTCGCTGCTCGAGGCCGACGTCGTCGACCGGCTGAACCTCTTCCTGTACCCGCTAACGCTCGGATCGGGCAAGCGACTGTTCGCCGACGGCCAAGGCGTGCCCGCCGCGTTCCGGTTCGCACAGCCGCCGCAGGCATTTCCGAAGGGCGCGGTCTCACTCACATACGAGCGTGCAGGCGCACCTGTCACGGGCATCGACATCAGCCAGGAGTAG
- a CDS encoding excinuclease ABC subunit UvrA: MSIDTGTNTLSTPLHVADSHAVIRVQGARENNLKDISIEIPKRRLTVFTGVSGSGKSSLVFATIAAESQRMINETYSAFVQGFMPSLARPDVDFLEGLTTAIIVDQERMGANPRSTVGTATDANAMLRILFSRLGRPYVGPPTAFSFNVPTRKASGVMSTEKAGGRVEKAVVQNAVYLGGMCARCEGMGSVSDFDLTALYDDSKSLAEGALTVPGYSMDGWYGRLFEGMGLPMDKPIATFTKKQLETMLYAEPTKIKVEGINLTFEGIIPKIQKSMLSKDVEAMQPHVRRFVESAITFQACPECEGTRLSPEARSSRIQGKNIADLCEMQISDLAEWIRELEEPAVAPLLKGLRHLLDSFAEIGLGYLSLDRPGGTLSGGEAQRTKMIRHLGSSLTDVTYVFDEPTIGLHPHDIERMNQLLLQLRDKGNTVLVVEHKPETIAIADHVVDLGPGAGTKGGSVCYEGSLEGLRRSDTITGHHLDDRAALKESVRPSTRKLEVRDASMHNLQNVDVDVPLGVLCVVTGVAGSGKSSLIHGSVAEREGVVVIDQGAIKGSRRSNPATYTGLLEPIRKAFGKANGVKPALFSSNSEGACPTCNGAGVIFTELGVMATVESTCEDCEGKRFQAAVLEYTLGGRNIAEVLAMSMTEAEEFFSKGEARTPAAHKILDRLVDVGLGYLTLGQPLTTLSGGERQRVKLATQMAEKGDVYVLDEPTTGLHLADVENLLGLLDRLVDSGKSVIVIEHHQAVMAHADWIIDLGPGAGHDGGRIVFEGTPADLVATRATLTGQHLAAYVGA, encoded by the coding sequence ATGAGCATCGACACTGGCACCAACACTTTGTCCACTCCGCTGCACGTTGCCGACAGCCATGCGGTCATCCGCGTGCAGGGTGCGCGTGAGAACAATCTCAAGGACATCAGCATAGAGATACCCAAACGCCGCCTGACGGTGTTCACCGGCGTTTCCGGCTCTGGCAAGAGCTCACTCGTCTTCGCCACCATCGCCGCGGAGTCCCAGCGGATGATCAATGAGACCTACAGTGCGTTCGTGCAGGGCTTCATGCCTTCGCTGGCACGGCCCGACGTCGACTTTCTCGAGGGATTGACGACAGCGATCATCGTTGACCAGGAACGGATGGGTGCCAACCCCCGCTCCACTGTGGGCACGGCCACCGACGCCAACGCCATGCTCCGGATTCTCTTCAGCCGACTGGGCAGGCCGTATGTTGGCCCGCCCACGGCGTTCTCCTTCAATGTGCCGACACGGAAGGCCAGCGGTGTCATGAGCACCGAGAAGGCCGGCGGCCGGGTCGAGAAGGCCGTTGTCCAGAACGCGGTCTACCTGGGCGGCATGTGTGCGCGCTGCGAGGGTATGGGCTCGGTTTCCGACTTCGACCTCACAGCGCTTTACGACGACAGCAAGTCGCTCGCCGAGGGTGCGCTGACCGTCCCCGGCTACAGCATGGACGGCTGGTACGGGCGGTTGTTCGAGGGAATGGGCCTCCCGATGGACAAGCCGATTGCGACGTTCACGAAGAAGCAGCTCGAAACGATGCTGTACGCCGAACCCACCAAGATCAAGGTTGAGGGCATCAACCTCACGTTCGAGGGCATCATCCCCAAGATCCAGAAGTCCATGCTGTCCAAGGACGTCGAGGCGATGCAGCCACACGTGCGGCGCTTCGTGGAGAGCGCCATCACTTTCCAGGCCTGCCCCGAGTGCGAGGGCACGCGGCTAAGCCCCGAGGCCAGGTCGTCAAGGATCCAAGGCAAGAACATCGCCGATCTCTGCGAGATGCAGATCAGCGACCTGGCCGAGTGGATCCGCGAGCTCGAAGAGCCGGCTGTCGCGCCGCTCCTGAAAGGGCTGCGGCACCTGCTGGATTCCTTCGCGGAGATCGGGCTTGGCTACCTCTCGCTGGACCGGCCGGGGGGCACACTGTCCGGGGGAGAAGCCCAGCGTACCAAGATGATCCGTCACCTCGGATCCTCCCTCACCGACGTTACCTACGTGTTCGACGAACCCACGATCGGTCTGCATCCTCACGACATCGAACGGATGAACCAGCTGCTGCTGCAGCTGCGCGACAAGGGCAACACCGTGCTCGTGGTGGAACACAAGCCGGAGACCATCGCCATCGCCGACCACGTCGTCGACCTCGGCCCCGGCGCCGGCACCAAGGGCGGCAGCGTCTGCTACGAGGGAAGCCTGGAGGGGTTGCGGCGGAGCGATACCATCACCGGCCACCATCTCGATGACCGGGCGGCCCTGAAGGAGTCGGTGCGCCCGTCAACCAGGAAGCTGGAGGTCCGCGACGCCTCGATGCACAACTTGCAGAACGTCGACGTCGATGTTCCGCTTGGCGTGCTCTGCGTCGTCACTGGGGTCGCTGGCTCAGGGAAGAGCTCCCTGATCCATGGCTCCGTGGCCGAACGCGAGGGCGTTGTGGTGATCGACCAGGGTGCCATCAAGGGATCGCGGCGCAGCAACCCTGCCACGTACACGGGCCTGCTCGAGCCGATTCGTAAGGCGTTCGGGAAGGCCAATGGGGTGAAACCGGCGCTATTCAGCTCCAACTCGGAGGGGGCATGTCCAACCTGCAACGGAGCCGGTGTCATCTTCACCGAACTGGGCGTCATGGCCACGGTCGAATCCACCTGCGAGGACTGCGAAGGGAAGCGGTTCCAAGCCGCGGTACTGGAATACACCCTGGGCGGGCGGAACATAGCCGAAGTGCTGGCGATGTCGATGACTGAAGCCGAGGAATTCTTCAGCAAGGGGGAGGCACGGACACCGGCCGCCCATAAGATCCTCGACCGGCTCGTCGACGTCGGGCTTGGGTATCTCACGCTTGGGCAGCCGCTCACCACTCTGTCCGGCGGCGAACGGCAGCGCGTCAAACTGGCCACCCAGATGGCAGAGAAGGGGGACGTCTACGTCCTTGACGAACCGACCACCGGACTACACCTCGCCGACGTCGAGAACCTGCTGGGCCTGCTGGACAGGCTGGTCGATTCCGGCAAGTCCGTGATCGTCATCGAACATCACCAGGCGGTGATGGCGCACGCAGACTGGATCATCGACCTCGGCCCCGGTGCAGGGCACGACGGCGGCCGGATCGTCTTTGAGGGAACGCCTGCTGACCTCGTGGCCACCCGCGCCACGCTCACCGGCCAGCACCTCGCTGCCTATGTTGGGGCCTGA
- a CDS encoding type III polyketide synthase, whose translation MTVYVRSLETAIPPTLLIQTEARDVFAAQPGLTRLGSRLVNTCFDSAAIDTRYTAVEELTMDFRAENPQFFDPATGLLLNPSTKVRNDIFGREATKLFVTAAQAAVDACPDLDLRDITHLITVSCTGFFNPGPDYKIVRALGLDPAVQRYHLGFMGCYAAFPALRAAKSFCEADPEAVVLVVCAELCSLHVRTSNDPDAIMGSALFADGAAAAIVTAREVPEPLLQLDHFETVLTPVGEESMAWNIGDHGFEMVLGNYVPHIIDDHIVGALEPLLGRDPSLYGLPYKDIRHWAIHPGGRSILDKVQSRLELTDRQLVPARETLRNYGNMSSATVLFVLRHILEQPAEDGDERICSMAFGPGLTVETGLFTKLRQVSAVTPHMSAPAQEPVHEPVQGLAEGRPTAESSLA comes from the coding sequence ATGACGGTCTACGTGCGCTCACTGGAAACGGCTATTCCGCCAACACTGCTGATCCAGACGGAAGCCAGAGACGTCTTCGCGGCCCAGCCAGGGCTGACGAGGCTTGGCTCAAGGCTGGTGAACACCTGCTTTGACTCCGCCGCGATCGACACGCGTTATACCGCCGTCGAGGAATTGACGATGGATTTCCGGGCGGAGAACCCCCAGTTCTTCGACCCGGCCACCGGGCTCCTGCTGAATCCGAGCACCAAGGTCCGCAACGACATATTCGGCCGCGAGGCCACCAAGCTTTTTGTCACCGCCGCGCAGGCGGCCGTGGATGCCTGCCCCGACCTCGATCTACGTGACATAACCCACCTGATTACCGTTTCCTGCACGGGTTTCTTCAACCCTGGCCCTGATTACAAGATCGTCCGTGCCCTGGGGCTGGACCCGGCAGTCCAGCGGTACCACCTTGGGTTTATGGGGTGCTATGCCGCGTTTCCCGCGCTCCGCGCCGCCAAGTCCTTCTGCGAGGCGGATCCGGAGGCCGTCGTCCTGGTGGTCTGTGCCGAGCTCTGCTCGTTGCACGTCCGCACATCAAACGATCCGGACGCCATCATGGGATCGGCCCTGTTTGCGGACGGCGCCGCGGCGGCCATTGTCACCGCTCGGGAGGTGCCGGAACCGCTGCTGCAGCTTGACCACTTTGAGACTGTGCTGACGCCCGTCGGCGAGGAATCGATGGCGTGGAACATCGGCGACCACGGGTTCGAAATGGTGCTCGGAAACTATGTCCCCCACATCATCGACGATCACATCGTGGGGGCGCTGGAGCCGCTCCTGGGGCGCGATCCTTCACTGTATGGCCTTCCCTACAAGGACATCCGGCACTGGGCCATCCACCCCGGTGGCCGAAGCATCCTGGACAAGGTCCAGTCGCGGCTCGAGCTCACGGACCGGCAGCTGGTGCCTGCCCGTGAGACACTTCGGAATTACGGAAACATGAGCAGCGCCACCGTGTTGTTTGTTCTCAGGCACATCCTGGAGCAGCCCGCCGAGGACGGGGACGAGCGGATCTGTTCGATGGCCTTCGGACCCGGACTCACAGTCGAAACCGGCCTATTCACGAAGCTCCGTCAGGTTTCCGCTGTCACGCCTCACATGTCCGCCCCGGCCCAGGAACCGGTCCACGAACCGGTCCAGGGACTGGCTGAAGGGCGGCCGACGGCGGAATCGTCGCTGGCCTGA
- a CDS encoding class I SAM-dependent methyltransferase has translation MILLRRRAADAVEMMDLPDCDPARLERTYRQFAVVNRALSGWRRLYAKELRPLLSAVSPTTVLDIGSGGGDLAATLAGWATRDNVKLHVTGIDPDSRAHQFAAARHHLPGVEFRQAHSSDLLKEGRSYDVVISNHVLHHLQPAELQQLLADSQGLARRKALHNDLRRSPAAYALFFVAALPFRGSFIRADGLTSIRRSYTPAELSGLAPAGWHAEPRAPFHQLLVLRKDQPDG, from the coding sequence GTGATCCTATTGCGGCGGCGCGCCGCCGACGCCGTTGAAATGATGGACCTGCCGGATTGCGACCCCGCCCGGCTGGAAAGGACCTACAGGCAGTTTGCTGTCGTGAACCGTGCCCTGTCGGGATGGCGGAGGCTTTACGCCAAGGAGCTGCGTCCTCTGCTGTCCGCGGTATCCCCGACTACGGTCCTGGATATCGGATCCGGAGGCGGCGACCTGGCGGCGACGCTGGCTGGCTGGGCCACCCGAGACAACGTGAAGCTGCACGTCACCGGGATCGATCCGGACAGCCGGGCCCACCAATTCGCGGCCGCCAGGCACCACCTTCCTGGAGTCGAATTCCGCCAGGCGCACAGTTCCGACCTCTTGAAGGAGGGCCGCAGCTACGACGTCGTGATCTCCAATCACGTCCTCCACCACCTGCAGCCGGCGGAATTGCAGCAGCTGCTCGCCGACTCCCAGGGACTGGCCCGCAGGAAAGCGCTGCACAACGACCTCCGCCGCAGCCCGGCAGCCTACGCCCTGTTCTTCGTCGCAGCCCTTCCGTTCAGGGGCTCCTTCATCCGGGCCGACGGCCTGACCTCCATCCGGCGCAGCTACACACCGGCTGAACTGTCCGGGCTCGCTCCGGCGGGCTGGCATGCAGAGCCGCGAGCCCCCTTCCACCAGTTGCTGGTCCTCCGGAAGGATCAACCGGATGGTTGA
- a CDS encoding FAD-dependent oxidoreductase, whose translation MVDVLIVGGGPVGLYLAALLLQDGVRVRVLEQRLERDRHSRAIGIHPPALTALDRVGVASILVSEGVAIRRGRAMSGSRTVGSLSFATVSERFPFVLALPQFRTEEILELRVRELDPEALVRGAQVTGVTHDGGLVTLDVDAGTARWQDTAALAVAADGSRSLMRTLLDVPVRSKTYPDHYVMGDFAAAGGFGDDAVLFLEAGGIVESFPLPGAVRRWVVRVSEPVTAPSATGLAGLVQQRTGILPEAETNSMLSSFSVRSSIALRLVAGRTALIGDAAHEISPIGGQGMNLGWLDAQELAPIICAALDGKHVGRRLRDFEFRRRLAADVARRQSEVNMMLGRPLPRPVLAMRNGAIAAVAAVPPLNRLVARRFTMQ comes from the coding sequence ATGGTTGATGTGCTCATCGTCGGGGGCGGCCCGGTAGGTCTCTACCTTGCTGCCCTGCTCCTTCAGGACGGCGTTCGCGTCCGGGTCCTGGAGCAGCGGCTTGAGCGGGACCGGCATTCGCGTGCCATCGGCATCCACCCGCCGGCGCTCACAGCGCTTGACCGGGTAGGCGTTGCCTCCATCCTGGTCAGCGAAGGGGTAGCGATCAGACGGGGCAGGGCCATGAGCGGCAGCAGGACGGTCGGTTCGCTGTCGTTCGCGACGGTTTCCGAGCGGTTTCCTTTTGTCCTGGCGCTTCCGCAGTTCCGGACCGAGGAGATTCTGGAGTTGCGGGTCCGTGAGCTTGACCCGGAGGCCCTCGTGCGGGGCGCGCAGGTCACGGGTGTAACACACGACGGCGGACTGGTCACCCTGGATGTCGACGCCGGGACAGCCCGGTGGCAGGACACGGCCGCACTGGCGGTGGCGGCGGACGGCTCACGCTCCCTGATGCGGACCCTGCTCGATGTCCCCGTTAGAAGCAAAACCTACCCCGACCACTACGTGATGGGTGATTTTGCAGCTGCCGGCGGTTTCGGCGATGACGCGGTGCTGTTCCTTGAGGCAGGCGGGATCGTCGAGTCCTTTCCGCTGCCCGGTGCCGTGCGCCGGTGGGTGGTCCGGGTCAGTGAACCGGTGACGGCCCCCAGCGCGACGGGTCTCGCCGGCCTGGTGCAGCAGCGCACAGGGATCCTGCCGGAGGCCGAGACGAACTCGATGCTCAGCAGTTTCAGTGTGCGGTCAAGCATCGCGCTCAGGCTCGTGGCTGGCCGGACTGCGCTGATCGGAGACGCAGCCCACGAAATCAGCCCGATCGGCGGCCAGGGCATGAACCTGGGCTGGCTGGACGCCCAGGAACTGGCTCCGATCATTTGCGCGGCCCTGGACGGGAAACACGTTGGACGCCGCCTCCGGGATTTCGAGTTCCGGCGCCGGCTTGCCGCGGACGTGGCGAGGCGGCAGTCCGAGGTGAACATGATGCTCGGCCGGCCGCTGCCCCGGCCAGTCCTGGCGATGCGGAATGGCGCAATCGCAGCAGTGGCGGCAGTCCCGCCGCTCAACCGGCTGGTTGCCCGCCGGTTCACCATGCAATGA
- a CDS encoding nuclear transport factor 2 family protein codes for MAELNAAPKSSETTPLDRVLAFIRIIEGGGGGEDIRPFLSEEFVLVEAPHLLAPEGSTRTLEQVLAGADQSAQVVSGQKFDIRRTTCEAGRVVVEADWSATALMDLRYWDAGEMIRARTSSVFEVRDGRIVSQDSYDCYFAGA; via the coding sequence ATGGCTGAACTGAATGCTGCACCGAAATCATCGGAGACCACGCCACTGGACAGGGTTCTGGCCTTCATCCGGATCATTGAAGGAGGAGGGGGCGGGGAGGACATCCGGCCTTTCCTTTCCGAGGAATTTGTTCTCGTCGAGGCCCCGCACCTGCTGGCCCCTGAAGGCTCCACGCGCACGCTCGAACAGGTACTCGCGGGTGCGGACCAGAGCGCACAGGTTGTCAGCGGCCAGAAATTCGATATCCGGCGCACCACCTGTGAGGCCGGCCGTGTCGTGGTCGAAGCGGACTGGTCCGCTACAGCGCTGATGGACCTGAGGTACTGGGATGCTGGTGAGATGATCCGTGCCCGGACCTCCTCCGTGTTTGAAGTCCGGGACGGCCGGATCGTCAGCCAGGACAGCTATGACTGCTACTTTGCCGGCGCCTGA
- a CDS encoding peptide deformylase, with protein sequence MTPASPPTPFSAAQIQEAVQELLAAESLPPIVQAGHPVLRQRAAAFDAQITAVELEQLIQLMRRVMHEAPGVGLAAPQLGVPLQLAVLEDQFDVDPEAAALRRRTPLDFLAILNPRYSPLGMDNAAFFEGCLSLNGLQAVVVRHEQVLLTFETPAGASEEREFSGWQARIVQHETDHLHGILYVDRAELRSLSSNAEYAARWAEPGIGKARAALDFLPELP encoded by the coding sequence ATGACCCCAGCATCCCCGCCAACGCCCTTCAGCGCGGCGCAGATCCAGGAAGCCGTGCAGGAACTCCTCGCGGCGGAATCGCTGCCACCCATAGTCCAGGCCGGCCATCCTGTGCTCCGCCAGCGCGCCGCAGCCTTCGACGCCCAGATCACCGCCGTCGAACTGGAACAGCTCATCCAACTCATGAGGAGGGTCATGCATGAGGCTCCTGGCGTCGGGCTGGCCGCACCGCAGCTGGGCGTTCCGCTGCAGCTTGCTGTCCTGGAGGACCAGTTCGACGTCGATCCGGAGGCGGCTGCCCTCCGCCGCCGCACACCGCTGGACTTCCTCGCCATCCTGAATCCTCGTTACAGTCCCCTGGGAATGGACAATGCCGCATTCTTTGAAGGCTGCCTTTCCCTGAACGGGCTGCAGGCAGTGGTGGTCCGGCACGAGCAGGTGCTGCTGACGTTCGAAACCCCGGCAGGCGCATCGGAGGAGCGTGAATTCAGCGGATGGCAGGCGCGGATCGTGCAGCACGAGACCGATCACCTGCATGGCATCCTTTACGTTGATCGGGCCGAGCTCAGGTCACTAAGCAGCAACGCCGAGTATGCGGCGCGTTGGGCCGAGCCGGGCATTGGCAAGGCGCGCGCGGCCTTGGACTTCCTGCCCGAACTTCCCTAG